The nucleotide window GATTTCACCCTTTCGTTGATGGCAGGCCCCATCAGGTGCGGGTCCAGCGTTGGTTGCTGCCGTTCGAGCAGGAATAGAGCTGGATCAGGGTGCCGTTGGCGGTGCCGCCCGAGACGGCGTCGAGGCAGAGGCCGGACTGGACGCCGACGATGGATCCGTCGGAGTTGAGGCGCCATTTCTGGTTGTCGGCGCCCCAGCAGCTGTAGATCTGGACTTTGGTGCCGTTGCCGGTGCCGGCGGCGTCCAGGCACTTGTTGCCGTAGACCCTGAGCTCGCCGGCGGCGGTGTACGTCCACTGCTGGTTGGTGCCGTTGTGGCAGTCCCAGAGGTTGAGCTGGGTGCCGTCGGTGGTACTGGTGCCGGGCACGTCCAGGCAGCGGCCTGAACCGACGCCCTTGATCGGGCCGGAACCCGAAGGGGGCGTAGGGGAGCTGCCGTTGAGTGCGTTGAGGACGGCGGTATAGGCGGGCTTCTTGCTGCCATCGCCGTTGAACAGCAGCGGCGTGTGCTCCGGTCGCCAGGAGTCGGTGTCGCGCACACCCCACACCGTGATGCCTAGGCAGCGCGGGACGGCCAGGCAGTCGTTGGTCACGTTGGCGTAGGTCGTGGCCGGGGCGCCCTGGATGTCGAGTTCGGTGATGGCCACGTCGACGCCGAGGGCGGCGAAGTTCTGCAGGGTGGTGCGGAAGTTGCTGTTGTAGGGGCTACCGCTGTTGAAGTGCGACTGGAAGCCGACGCAGTCTATCGGCACGCCGCGCTGCTTGAAGTCTCGGACCATGGCGTACATGGCCTGGGTTTTGGCCCAGGTCCAGTCCTCGACGTTGTAGTCGTTGTAGCAGAGCTTGGCAGCCGGGTCGGCGGCGCGCGCGGTGCGGAAGGCGACCTCGATCCAGTCGTTGCCGGTGCGCTGCAGGTTGGAGTCGCGCCGGGCTCCCGAACTGCCGTCGGCGAAGGCCTCGTTCACGACGTCCCACTGGGCGATCTTGCCCTTGTAGTGGGCCATCACGCCGTTGATGTGGTTGATCATCGCCTGGCGCAGCGTGCTGCCGCTGAGGCTCTGCATCCAGCCGGGCTGCTGGGAGTGCCAGGCCAGGGTGTGGCCGCGCACCTGCTTGCCGTTCTGCACCGCCCAGTTGTAGACGCGGTCACCGGCGGTGAAGTTGAACTGGCCCCGCTGCGGTTCGGTGGCGTCGATCTTCATCTCGTTCTCGGCCGTCACCGAGTTGAACTCACGACCCGCGATCGTCGTGTACGCCGAGTCGCCCAGCCTGCCCGAGGCGATGGCGGTGCCGAAGTAGCGGCCGCTCTGCGCCGCCGCGGCGCCGAGCGTGTTCTCGGCGGCGTGCGCGGTCGGCGGCGCGATCAGTGTGGCGACCGTACCGAGGACGCCGACGACCAGCGCCAACAGCAGGCCTCGGATCTTCCGGCGGATAACGGGTCTGGGAACGGCATACGAGCCCATGACTGTGCCTCCAAGGTAGAAATCGCGGAAGGACTGAAGCGCAGGGGAATGCGTCGTCCGCTCCCACTCGGCAGACGGACGGGGCAGGCCGGAACCCGGGCAGCACGGAATCACCGGACACCGCGGTCATGGGACCGCGACGATCTCAAACGGCACGGACGGCACCCGGTCGGCCGTCGGGTGACGTACGGCGGGCGGCGGCGGTGTTTCGACACAGGCATGGGGCACTCCATCGCGGCTCAGCCGGGGGACCGCCACGCGGCGTCGCGTACCTCTCCAACTGCGCGAAGAGCCAGGATGCGCTGGTGCGAACCTCACCGGAACGTGACGGGGTGGCGCAGGTGCTTTGATGCGCGGTCTGTCGTGCGGCTGTGCGTGGATCTGCCGTGCAGTT belongs to Streptomyces graminofaciens and includes:
- a CDS encoding endo-1,4-beta-xylanase, which gives rise to MGSYAVPRPVIRRKIRGLLLALVVGVLGTVATLIAPPTAHAAENTLGAAAAQSGRYFGTAIASGRLGDSAYTTIAGREFNSVTAENEMKIDATEPQRGQFNFTAGDRVYNWAVQNGKQVRGHTLAWHSQQPGWMQSLSGSTLRQAMINHINGVMAHYKGKIAQWDVVNEAFADGSSGARRDSNLQRTGNDWIEVAFRTARAADPAAKLCYNDYNVEDWTWAKTQAMYAMVRDFKQRGVPIDCVGFQSHFNSGSPYNSNFRTTLQNFAALGVDVAITELDIQGAPATTYANVTNDCLAVPRCLGITVWGVRDTDSWRPEHTPLLFNGDGSKKPAYTAVLNALNGSSPTPPSGSGPIKGVGSGRCLDVPGTSTTDGTQLNLWDCHNGTNQQWTYTAAGELRVYGNKCLDAAGTGNGTKVQIYSCWGADNQKWRLNSDGSIVGVQSGLCLDAVSGGTANGTLIQLYSCSNGSNQRWTRT